Proteins co-encoded in one Diaminobutyricimonas sp. LJ205 genomic window:
- a CDS encoding iron ABC transporter permease, translating into MTVARTGHARPRRARPFGAPGWLLALAAVSAAAAAIPLVYLVVRTTDAGIPELLATLLRGRVLQLTINSVLLALAVTAACLVLGTIVAWVLTRVRMPSPKFWLLVAALPLAVPSYLAAYGWLVAIPSMNGFFASWLVMTAVCTPYVILPVAAALRGASGDLEAVARTLGRSPLSAFWAATWPQVRPAAIAGALLVCLYTLSDFGAVSMLRFQTLTWGINAAYNASFDRNQAAQLALVLVVLALVVVTGERRARGHVPRPAAHTVPPRRAARRWFAPLAALVLASPVAGVLVPVAGLLSRLVEAETIRDIDVPRLLAAIGATLGLALAGALAAVVLALPIAALAARYRGRLVNLIESVGFLGNALPGIVVGLSLVFFALAAVPVLYQTVVVLVFAYAVLFMPKAIGSARSGIASVPAGLIDVSRSLGLSPLATWWKVTARLALPSIGVGALLVAISVMKELPATLLLRPTGISTLATELWNRTAVFEYGAAAPYAAALVLLAAVPAVVLSGIRGVAKEEL; encoded by the coding sequence GTGACGGTCGCCCGAACCGGACACGCCCGCCCAAGGCGGGCGCGTCCGTTCGGCGCGCCCGGCTGGCTGCTCGCGCTCGCCGCGGTCAGTGCCGCCGCCGCCGCGATTCCGCTGGTCTACCTGGTGGTCCGAACCACGGATGCTGGAATCCCCGAGCTGCTCGCCACGCTGCTGCGCGGCCGCGTTCTGCAGCTGACCATCAACTCGGTGCTGCTCGCCCTCGCGGTGACTGCTGCCTGCCTGGTGCTCGGCACCATCGTGGCCTGGGTGCTCACCCGGGTGCGGATGCCGTCGCCGAAGTTCTGGCTGCTGGTCGCGGCGCTGCCGCTTGCGGTGCCCTCCTACCTGGCCGCGTACGGTTGGCTGGTTGCCATCCCGTCGATGAACGGATTCTTCGCCAGTTGGCTGGTGATGACCGCGGTGTGCACGCCGTACGTGATCCTTCCGGTCGCCGCAGCGCTCCGCGGGGCATCCGGCGATCTGGAGGCCGTCGCCCGAACCCTGGGTCGCTCACCACTGTCGGCGTTCTGGGCGGCAACCTGGCCGCAGGTGCGTCCCGCTGCGATCGCCGGCGCACTGCTGGTGTGCCTGTACACGCTGTCCGACTTCGGGGCGGTGTCCATGCTGCGCTTCCAGACGCTGACCTGGGGCATCAACGCCGCCTACAACGCGAGTTTCGACCGCAACCAGGCGGCGCAGCTGGCACTCGTGCTGGTGGTGCTTGCGCTCGTCGTGGTGACCGGCGAACGACGGGCACGCGGCCACGTTCCGCGCCCGGCGGCACACACCGTGCCTCCGCGCCGAGCCGCCCGGCGCTGGTTTGCGCCGCTTGCCGCCCTCGTGCTCGCGTCGCCCGTTGCCGGTGTGCTGGTGCCGGTCGCCGGGCTGCTCAGCAGGCTCGTCGAGGCGGAAACCATTCGCGACATCGATGTACCCCGGCTTCTCGCCGCCATCGGGGCGACCCTCGGGCTCGCGCTCGCCGGGGCGCTCGCCGCGGTCGTACTGGCCCTGCCGATCGCCGCTCTCGCCGCCCGCTACCGCGGCCGACTGGTGAACCTGATCGAGTCGGTCGGCTTCCTCGGCAACGCATTGCCCGGGATCGTCGTCGGGCTTTCACTGGTCTTCTTCGCACTCGCGGCGGTGCCCGTGCTCTACCAAACCGTGGTGGTGCTGGTGTTCGCCTACGCAGTGCTGTTCATGCCGAAGGCGATCGGATCGGCCAGGAGCGGCATTGCCTCGGTACCGGCCGGCCTGATCGATGTCTCGCGGTCGCTCGGGCTGTCCCCGTTGGCTACCTGGTGGAAGGTGACCGCGCGGCTGGCGTTGCCGAGCATCGGGGTCGGCGCCCTGCTGGTGGCCATCTCGGTCATGAAAGAATTGCCCGCGACGCTGCTGCTGCGGCCGACCGGGATTTCGACGCTCGCCACCGAACTCTGGAACCGCACCGCGGTCTTCGAGTACGGCGCTGCAGCACCCTATGCCGCCGCACTCGTGCTGCTGGCTGCGGTTCCCGCGGTGGTGCTGTCGGGCATCCGCGGTGTCGCGAAGGAGGAGCTGTGA
- a CDS encoding ABC transporter ATP-binding protein: MSWVTIDGLRVGYGSAPVLVDVGLQIPRGSLVAVLGPSGCGKTTMLRAIAGLLPTTGGSIRVGDKLLSGPGKQLAPEKRGIGWVPQDASLFPHLTVGENIGFGLARGGGRSARITELAALVGLGDYLDRAPSQLSGGQAQRVSLARALAPRPDLVLLDEPFAALDPLLRTSLRAEVAELLRLQQSTSLLVTHDQEEALSLADHVAVMMAGRIVQWGTPVEVYERPATTWVARFVGDTVELDGRWSAGSVDTALGLLEADPVGGVVPGEGDSVRVVLRPEWLELAASGTDAVVSAIAYAGHDALVSLVLDSGVMVRARIAAPKLPERSDRVRVAVSHRALVYPHASAVVPTAV; the protein is encoded by the coding sequence GTGAGCTGGGTCACGATCGACGGCCTGCGCGTCGGCTACGGCAGCGCCCCGGTGCTCGTCGATGTCGGTCTGCAGATTCCGCGCGGCTCCCTCGTCGCGGTGCTCGGCCCGAGCGGCTGCGGCAAGACCACCATGCTGCGCGCGATCGCGGGCCTGCTGCCGACCACCGGCGGAAGCATCCGCGTCGGTGACAAACTGCTCTCCGGCCCCGGCAAGCAACTCGCCCCGGAGAAGCGCGGCATCGGCTGGGTGCCACAGGATGCCTCATTGTTCCCGCACCTGACCGTCGGCGAGAACATCGGCTTCGGGCTTGCCCGCGGGGGCGGACGCTCCGCCCGCATCACGGAACTCGCCGCGCTCGTCGGCCTCGGCGACTACCTCGACCGGGCTCCATCGCAGCTCTCCGGCGGACAGGCGCAGCGCGTCTCGCTCGCCCGGGCGCTCGCTCCGCGCCCGGATCTGGTGCTGCTCGACGAACCGTTCGCCGCGCTCGACCCGCTGTTGCGCACCTCGCTGCGCGCCGAGGTCGCCGAACTGTTGCGCCTTCAACAGTCGACCAGCCTGCTGGTGACCCATGACCAGGAAGAGGCGCTCTCCCTCGCCGACCATGTCGCCGTGATGATGGCCGGTCGGATCGTCCAGTGGGGGACACCGGTCGAGGTGTACGAGCGGCCGGCGACCACCTGGGTGGCGCGCTTCGTCGGCGACACCGTCGAACTGGACGGACGCTGGTCGGCCGGGTCCGTTGACACGGCACTCGGACTTCTCGAGGCCGACCCTGTTGGGGGCGTGGTGCCCGGCGAGGGAGACTCGGTGCGCGTGGTGCTCCGTCCGGAGTGGCTCGAGCTGGCGGCATCCGGAACCGATGCGGTCGTCTCGGCGATCGCCTATGCGGGCCATGACGCGCTCGTCAGCCTTGTCCTCGACTCCGGGGTGATGGTTCGGGCGCGGATCGCGGCGCCGAAGCTGCCCGAGCGCAGCGACCGGGTACGGGTCGCGGTTTCGCATCGGGCGCTGGTATACCCGCACGCGTCCGCCGTGGTGCCGACGGCCGTCTGA